Proteins encoded in a region of the Anopheles aquasalis chromosome 2, idAnoAquaMG_Q_19, whole genome shotgun sequence genome:
- the LOC126571044 gene encoding nucleolar protein 16, whose amino-acid sequence MVRRLRRTKKNQKYDYNRNRKRLNIKDRLNGRVKCPEIRKEYDQNKVPAKNIREMGLAYNVNRAIPIPNVKRQMKLMERELNNVKPPLAAPAAEGDETDPEETTAVPIVAEQPVKKARRPAPKQHVADQLEQEANEFNGIRYRLPRPQVRQIMMMVDRYGFNYAAMAKDRRNYEQETWRQFRAKVRRFLRIPAQCTPYLERKGWLDCDMTDATDPRWKEYGTDDEA is encoded by the exons ATGGTGCGCAGGTTGagaagaacgaaaaagaatCAAAAGTACGATTAcaaccggaatcggaagcgGTTGAACATCAAGGATCGTCTAAATGGCAGGGTTAAGTG CCCCGAGATCCGCAAGGAGTATGACCAGAACAAGGTGCCGGCCAAGAACATCCGCGAGATGGGACTGGCCTACAACGTGAACCGGGCCATCCCGATACCGAATGTGAAGCGGCAGATGAAGCTGATGGAACGCGAGTTGAACAACGTCAAACcgccactagcagcaccagcggccgaAGGTGACGAGACCGATCCGGAAGAGACGACTGCCGTTCCCATTGTTGCCGAGCAGCCGGTGAAGAAGGCACGAAGGCCGGCTCCGAAGCAACATGTGGCCGATCAGCTGGAACAGGAAGCGAACGAGTTTAACGGAATTCGGTACCGATTACCGCGGCCCCAGGTTCGAcagatcatgatgatggttgaccGGTACGGGTTCAACTACGCAGCGATGGCCAAGGATCGACGGAATTACGAGCAGGAAACGTGGCGCCAGTTTCGGGCCAAGGTGCGCCGCTTCCTGCGCATACCGGCCCAGTGTACGCCGTACCTGGAGCGGAAAGGATGGCTCGACTGTGATATGACCGATGCGACCGATCCGCGATGGAAAGAGTACGGTACGGATGATGAGGCGTAA